A DNA window from Flavisolibacter ginsenosidimutans contains the following coding sequences:
- a CDS encoding DUF7948 domain-containing protein, with protein MTTKYAILFALTFYSIAAFSQNIEFIENKGQWDSRVKYMGSVSAGAFYIQQNGFTVLQHNPDDWARLTESIHPQGLSSSSTQSRKNGDIVVKSHAYRVSFLGGATASQIIADKAVASYNNYFIGNDPSKWASGCRMYQGVTVKDVYPNVDVRYYSGGGAVKYDLIVHPGGNPSDIALKYEGAEGLEVKNKELRIKTSVGELRERDPYTYQYNNAGRVTLNAKYTIKNNVVRFDVKDYDPKTTLVIDPDLIFCSFSGSTVDNWGFTATYGPDGSMFGGGIVFGQGFPVSPGAYQTNYGGGDACLEGGFDIGIIKLSADGKNRVYATYLGGSGNEMPQSLITNAQGELIVAGRTSSGNFPTAGPNPRFGTGGGWDIFVAKLDANGILNACKIVGGKGDDGSNITNCEPSPMSILRNYGDQSRSEVNLDEAGNIYLASSTRSNDFPKTPNAVQTNNAGGANSQDGVVLKFDPTLSTVLYSTYLGGNGDDGAYVISIHPKNGNIYVAGGTASTSSTPADQIPGPKTGTIGATPFGDIDGFVTILSPDGSSIIKTSYFGTAGVDEIYGLKFDNNGFPYIMGQTTGSWTIFNAAWSQTNGKQFIAKLQPDLSAYVYSTVFGKGQAVPDISPTAFLVDRCENVYVSGWGGKIESFPNAGVLGLSVTPDALKSTADPGVSGIGEDFYFFVLKKDAAGQLYGSFFGQNNGVFPDHVDGGTSRFDSKGVIYQAICASCGTRNPFPTTPSDVWSPTKPASASCNLAMVKIAFNFAGTAAHVRSTINGVPRDSSGCVPLTVDFMDTIQIAPLYEWNFGDGTGSFYTTKADTSHTFQRVGIYKVMLVAVDSSKCFPRDTSYVTIRVGDNMALPRFKAVKLSPPCDTFRYRFDNITVAPPGIPFKSGTFTWDFGDGSPKVTAGGNSVFHTYANAGSYVVKLYLNDTSYCNSPDVYVDTLRVAANVKAVLVTPSKGCAPYDAVFSNQSVGGSSFIFDFGDGTTATSPPASPTHTYLNPGTYTVTMTAIDSNTCNVVDKTTVTLVVYPAPTADFSFSPQVPQVNTPLSYTNLSSSDAVRFKWVWGDGDSLLTTSRSLIKHEFNLTGKYTTCLTAYNAAGCSAQRCQEVSNITEPAVDVPNAFTPQSNDVNNKIFVRGFGIAKMKFVIYARWGEKVFETADKTIGWDGRYKGQLLPMDVYAFTLDVEFADGTKYRKTGDITLIR; from the coding sequence TTGACCACGAAATACGCCATACTCTTTGCCCTCACTTTTTACAGCATTGCTGCGTTTAGCCAAAACATTGAATTCATTGAAAACAAAGGCCAGTGGGACAGCCGTGTAAAGTACATGGGCAGTGTGTCGGCCGGCGCTTTTTATATCCAACAGAACGGCTTTACCGTTCTGCAGCACAACCCCGATGATTGGGCACGCCTTACCGAATCGATTCATCCACAGGGACTAAGCAGTTCCTCTACGCAAAGCCGCAAAAACGGCGACATCGTAGTGAAGTCTCATGCTTACCGTGTGAGTTTCTTGGGCGGCGCTACGGCCTCGCAAATTATTGCCGACAAAGCCGTTGCTTCTTACAACAATTATTTCATTGGCAACGATCCGTCCAAATGGGCAAGCGGTTGTCGGATGTATCAGGGCGTTACGGTAAAAGACGTGTACCCCAACGTTGACGTGCGTTATTATTCGGGCGGTGGCGCGGTAAAGTATGACCTCATCGTGCATCCCGGCGGCAATCCCTCTGACATTGCCTTAAAGTACGAAGGTGCCGAGGGCTTGGAAGTCAAAAACAAAGAGCTCCGCATTAAAACATCGGTGGGCGAATTAAGAGAAAGAGATCCCTATACCTATCAATACAACAATGCCGGCCGTGTCACGCTGAACGCGAAGTACACAATAAAGAACAACGTGGTTCGCTTTGATGTAAAAGATTACGATCCGAAGACAACGCTTGTCATTGATCCCGATTTAATTTTTTGCTCTTTCAGCGGAAGCACTGTGGACAACTGGGGCTTCACGGCCACCTATGGCCCCGACGGCAGCATGTTCGGCGGCGGTATTGTTTTCGGGCAGGGCTTCCCGGTTTCGCCAGGCGCCTATCAAACCAATTATGGCGGCGGCGACGCTTGTCTTGAAGGCGGCTTCGACATCGGCATCATCAAACTTTCCGCCGACGGCAAAAACCGTGTTTACGCCACTTATCTCGGCGGCAGCGGCAACGAAATGCCGCAAAGTTTGATTACCAACGCACAAGGCGAACTAATTGTAGCGGGACGAACCAGTTCTGGAAATTTTCCGACGGCAGGACCTAACCCAAGGTTTGGTACCGGCGGTGGATGGGATATTTTTGTTGCAAAGCTTGATGCCAACGGCATTTTAAACGCCTGTAAAATTGTTGGCGGCAAGGGTGATGACGGTTCAAACATTACCAACTGTGAACCCAGCCCGATGTCTATCCTAAGAAATTATGGCGACCAATCCAGAAGCGAAGTGAACCTCGACGAAGCCGGAAACATTTATCTGGCTTCCTCTACACGATCCAACGATTTTCCGAAGACGCCTAATGCTGTTCAAACGAACAATGCCGGTGGAGCAAACAGCCAAGACGGTGTGGTGCTGAAATTTGACCCGACGCTAAGCACAGTATTGTACAGCACCTATCTCGGTGGAAATGGCGATGATGGCGCTTATGTGATTTCCATCCATCCAAAGAATGGCAACATTTACGTAGCCGGCGGTACGGCCAGCACATCATCCACTCCTGCCGACCAAATACCGGGACCAAAAACCGGAACCATCGGCGCTACACCTTTTGGTGACATTGACGGTTTTGTAACCATTCTTTCCCCCGACGGATCATCCATTATAAAAACATCTTACTTCGGCACTGCGGGTGTTGATGAAATTTACGGCCTTAAGTTCGACAACAACGGCTTCCCGTATATCATGGGACAAACAACCGGCTCGTGGACAATCTTCAACGCAGCCTGGAGCCAGACAAACGGGAAACAGTTTATTGCCAAACTGCAGCCCGACTTATCGGCTTACGTTTATTCTACCGTCTTTGGCAAGGGCCAGGCAGTTCCCGATATTTCACCGACAGCTTTCCTCGTTGACCGCTGCGAAAACGTTTACGTTTCGGGTTGGGGTGGCAAGATTGAAAGCTTTCCCAACGCCGGTGTTTTGGGGTTAAGCGTTACACCCGATGCATTGAAATCAACGGCAGACCCTGGCGTTTCGGGCATCGGTGAAGACTTCTATTTTTTTGTTTTGAAGAAAGATGCCGCCGGGCAGCTTTACGGAAGCTTTTTCGGGCAGAACAACGGTGTATTTCCCGACCACGTTGATGGCGGCACAAGCCGTTTTGATAGCAAAGGGGTTATTTACCAGGCCATCTGCGCCAGTTGCGGAACCCGCAATCCGTTCCCGACTACACCAAGCGACGTGTGGAGTCCGACCAAACCGGCATCGGCCTCTTGTAATCTTGCCATGGTAAAAATCGCCTTCAACTTTGCCGGTACGGCCGCACACGTTCGATCCACCATCAACGGCGTGCCGCGTGACAGCAGCGGTTGTGTTCCGCTCACCGTAGATTTTATGGATACCATTCAAATTGCTCCGCTGTATGAATGGAATTTTGGCGACGGCACGGGTAGTTTTTATACAACGAAGGCTGACACCTCGCACACCTTTCAGCGGGTCGGTATTTACAAAGTGATGCTGGTGGCGGTGGATTCGTCGAAATGCTTCCCCCGCGACACATCGTATGTCACCATTCGCGTTGGCGACAACATGGCCCTGCCACGGTTTAAAGCGGTAAAATTGAGCCCGCCCTGCGATACATTTCGTTACCGCTTCGACAACATCACTGTAGCACCACCGGGCATACCGTTTAAATCAGGAACCTTCACCTGGGACTTCGGCGATGGCTCACCAAAAGTAACAGCCGGCGGAAATTCCGTCTTTCATACCTACGCCAATGCGGGCAGCTACGTGGTAAAGCTGTACCTAAACGATACGTCTTATTGCAATTCGCCGGACGTTTACGTGGATACGTTGCGGGTAGCGGCCAATGTAAAAGCGGTACTGGTGACGCCGTCGAAGGGCTGTGCGCCGTACGATGCGGTATTCAGCAACCAATCGGTAGGCGGCTCTTCGTTCATCTTTGATTTTGGCGACGGTACTACGGCCACAAGCCCGCCGGCTTCGCCAACGCACACTTACCTCAATCCCGGGACGTACACGGTAACAATGACAGCGATTGATTCCAACACTTGCAACGTCGTTGACAAAACAACGGTTACCCTTGTTGTATATCCAGCGCCAACGGCTGACTTTAGTTTTTCACCGCAAGTGCCGCAAGTGAACACACCCCTTTCATACACCAATTTATCCAGCAGCGATGCGGTGCGTTTCAAATGGGTTTGGGGTGACGGCGATTCCTTGCTGACAACCTCACGCAGCCTTATCAAACACGAGTTTAATTTAACCGGCAAATACACCACTTGCTTGACGGCTTACAACGCTGCGGGCTGCTCGGCACAACGCTGTCAAGAGGTAAGCAACATCACCGAACCCGCAGTGGACGTTCCCAATGCCTTTACCCCGCAAAGCAACGATGTAAACAACAAGATATTCGTAAGGGGATTCGGCATTGCCAAAATGAAATTTGTCATCTACGCCCGCTGGGGCGAAAAGGTTTTTGAAACCGCTGACAAAACCATTGGCTGGGACGGACGCTACAAAGGGCAACTGCTGCCAATGGACGTTTATGCGTTTACGCTGGACGTGGAATTTGCCGACGGCACCAAGTACCGGAAAACCGGCGATATAACGCTGATACGCTGA
- a CDS encoding PorP/SprF family type IX secretion system membrane protein: MKNFKRYFSRLLLLTCGLWLSADSFSQDLHFSQFMNSPLLTNPANTGFMPEGDYRIGINYRNQWSAIMQVPYKTMSAFGDMQIMKANKDQGWMGIGGVILHDVAGSGNLTSTKIYGSVAYHQTLGYSSLLSLGFNLGWANKQINTTNLRFPDQFDGHFFDNKIPTGVVLDRNNLSYFDMQVGMNYAYFPTNNIYLNGGFSAFHVNRPNESFFENPSPGADMRVPIRYTGFLNGSFKLNDEWIVNPNVYYSRQTTVYELVGGANAHYNLSGDGDMTLIGGLYYRYNDAVIPMIGLGLRDYTFSFTYDATMSSLKAFNNTRGAFEFSLIKQGLFDQFNGNRRQSLCPTFRQ; the protein is encoded by the coding sequence ATGAAAAATTTTAAACGATACTTTTCACGCTTGCTTCTACTGACCTGCGGCTTATGGCTATCGGCTGATAGTTTTTCGCAGGACCTTCATTTTTCGCAATTCATGAATTCGCCTCTGTTGACCAACCCGGCCAACACGGGCTTTATGCCCGAAGGCGATTACCGCATTGGCATTAATTACCGAAACCAATGGTCGGCCATCATGCAGGTGCCTTATAAAACCATGAGTGCCTTTGGCGACATGCAAATCATGAAGGCCAACAAAGACCAGGGCTGGATGGGCATTGGCGGCGTGATTCTTCACGACGTGGCCGGAAGCGGCAACCTGACTTCGACAAAAATCTACGGCTCGGTGGCTTATCATCAAACGCTGGGTTATTCAAGTCTCTTAAGTTTGGGTTTTAACCTGGGTTGGGCCAACAAGCAAATCAACACAACCAACCTTCGGTTTCCCGATCAGTTTGACGGCCATTTCTTTGACAACAAAATTCCCACCGGCGTTGTACTCGACCGAAACAACCTTTCTTATTTTGACATGCAGGTAGGAATGAATTACGCCTATTTTCCTACGAACAATATTTACCTCAACGGCGGCTTTTCAGCTTTTCACGTAAACCGTCCGAACGAGTCTTTTTTTGAAAACCCCAGCCCCGGCGCCGACATGCGTGTGCCCATAAGGTACACCGGGTTTTTAAACGGAAGCTTTAAGCTGAACGACGAATGGATTGTAAATCCAAACGTTTATTATTCACGCCAAACAACGGTGTACGAACTGGTGGGCGGCGCCAACGCACATTACAATTTATCCGGCGATGGCGACATGACTTTGATTGGCGGTTTGTATTACCGCTACAACGATGCCGTGATTCCGATGATTGGTTTGGGATTGAGAGATTATACTTTTTCGTTTACGTACGACGCAACAATGTCTTCGTTAAAAGCCTTCAACAACACCCGCGGAGCTTTTGAGTTTTCGCTCATCAAGCAAGGCTTGTTTGACCAATTCAACGGCAACCGCCGGCAAAGCCTGTGTCCAACGTTTCGGCAATGA
- the idi gene encoding isopentenyl-diphosphate Delta-isomerase has product MQEQKVILVSPQDDEIGVMEKMEAHQKGLLHRAFSVFIFDKNGRMLLQQRAAEKYHGGLLWTNACCSHPYPGESVEEAAARRLKEELGFNTPLKEIFAFTYKAGVENGLIEHEYDHVFVGEFDGEIKPNNKEVAAVAYHEIEDLALMLKEQPSLFTAWFKLAFPQIEKWWKKNYVAV; this is encoded by the coding sequence ATGCAGGAACAGAAAGTCATACTGGTTTCGCCGCAGGACGATGAAATCGGTGTTATGGAAAAGATGGAAGCCCACCAAAAGGGTTTACTGCACCGGGCTTTTTCGGTTTTCATCTTCGACAAAAATGGACGCATGTTGTTGCAACAACGGGCTGCTGAAAAATACCACGGTGGACTGTTGTGGACGAATGCCTGTTGCAGTCATCCCTATCCCGGCGAAAGCGTAGAGGAAGCGGCGGCGCGGCGATTGAAGGAAGAACTTGGTTTCAATACGCCGCTAAAAGAAATCTTTGCCTTTACGTATAAAGCCGGCGTGGAAAACGGTTTGATTGAACACGAATACGATCATGTGTTTGTGGGCGAATTTGACGGAGAGATAAAGCCAAACAACAAAGAAGTAGCAGCGGTTGCTTACCATGAAATAGAAGACCTTGCGCTCATGCTGAAAGAACAACCTTCTTTGTTTACCGCATGGTTTAAACTTGCTTTTCCGCAGATTGAAAAATGGTGGAAGAAGAATTACGTAGCCGTTTAA
- the lpxB gene encoding lipid-A-disaccharide synthase, whose product MIEEKKDNPNLSLPFRGRGGKYYLIAGEASGDLHGSNLIKEIKKLDTNAVIRCWGGDLMQAAGATVVKHYKELAFMGFIEVVKNLPTILNNLKFCKEDVQSFSPDVLVLIDYPGFNLRIAEWAKRAGFKVIYYISPQVWAWKESRVKDIKKYVDKMLVILPFEKEFYKKWDYKVEYIGHPLVQVIEEAIHEKKASPLRCFSSSGDEKTVDASFKKELIALLPGSRQQEIAVKLPLMLEASKAFPNYQFIVAQAPAQPTEFYQRLLANYPGVLIAKSGQTYSLLTKATAALVTSGTATLETALFGVPQVVCYKGSNISYQIAKRLVKIKYISLVNLIMDKPVVKELIQAELTPQNITTELNDILHNPQRIAQIKTDYAALKNLLRKEGNASARAAQEIVGFLQTNA is encoded by the coding sequence ATGATTGAAGAAAAAAAAGACAATCCAAACCTAAGTCTTCCCTTTAGGGGGAGAGGGGGAAAATATTACCTCATTGCCGGTGAAGCTTCGGGTGATTTGCACGGCAGCAATCTCATTAAAGAAATAAAAAAGCTTGACACGAATGCTGTCATTCGTTGCTGGGGCGGCGACTTGATGCAGGCCGCCGGAGCTACCGTAGTAAAGCATTACAAGGAGCTTGCATTCATGGGCTTCATCGAGGTCGTGAAGAACCTTCCCACGATTCTCAACAATCTCAAATTTTGCAAAGAAGACGTCCAATCTTTTTCGCCGGACGTGTTGGTGTTGATTGATTATCCTGGCTTTAATCTTCGCATTGCGGAATGGGCAAAAAGAGCCGGTTTTAAAGTCATTTATTACATCTCGCCGCAGGTATGGGCCTGGAAGGAAAGCCGCGTAAAAGACATCAAAAAATACGTGGACAAAATGCTCGTTATTCTTCCTTTCGAAAAAGAATTTTACAAAAAATGGGATTACAAAGTCGAATACATCGGTCACCCGTTGGTGCAAGTGATTGAAGAAGCAATTCACGAAAAAAAAGCTTCACCCTTGCGTTGTTTTTCTTCATCGGGAGACGAAAAAACGGTGGACGCTTCGTTCAAGAAAGAATTGATTGCTTTGTTACCCGGTAGCCGCCAACAAGAGATAGCCGTTAAATTGCCCTTGATGCTGGAAGCATCGAAAGCCTTTCCAAATTATCAGTTCATTGTGGCGCAGGCGCCGGCACAACCCACAGAATTTTATCAAAGACTACTTGCCAATTATCCCGGCGTGTTGATTGCAAAAAGCGGCCAAACTTATTCACTTTTGACAAAAGCCACGGCCGCATTGGTGACATCGGGAACGGCCACGCTGGAAACGGCTTTATTCGGCGTGCCGCAAGTGGTTTGCTACAAAGGCTCCAACATTTCTTACCAAATTGCAAAGCGATTGGTGAAGATCAAGTACATCTCGCTGGTGAACTTGATAATGGACAAGCCGGTGGTGAAAGAGTTAATACAAGCTGAATTGACGCCCCAAAACATCACAACAGAATTGAACGATATTTTACACAACCCGCAGCGCATTGCACAAATCAAAACCGATTACGCAGCGCTAAAAAATCTTTTGCGGAAAGAAGGCAATGCCTCGGCCCGTGCCGCACAGGAGATTGTGGGCTTTTTGCAGACTAATGCCTGA
- the surE gene encoding 5'/3'-nucleotidase SurE yields the protein MEEKKEPVILVTNDDGITAPGIRNLVEAVRGLGKIVVVAPDKPQSGMGHAITIGIPLRLHKVNVFDDIEAYQCTGTPVDCVKLAVDKILHQKPDICISGINHGANHSINVIYSGTMSAAVEAAIESIPSVGFSLLDYALEADFSAARKYARIIVEQMLKNRPDKHCVLNVNFPIATPEEIKGVKICRQAYAKYEEDFVERFDPHNRKYYWLTGEFVNFDEGTDTDVWALANNYVSVVPVQFDLTHYKLKKQLENDWNIFSKEG from the coding sequence ATGGAAGAAAAGAAAGAACCGGTTATTTTGGTAACGAACGACGACGGCATCACCGCGCCGGGCATTCGCAACCTCGTGGAAGCGGTAAGAGGCTTGGGCAAGATTGTAGTAGTAGCGCCTGACAAGCCGCAATCCGGTATGGGACACGCCATCACCATCGGCATTCCGCTGCGCCTGCACAAAGTGAACGTGTTTGACGACATCGAGGCTTATCAATGCACCGGCACGCCGGTAGATTGCGTAAAGCTTGCAGTGGATAAGATCCTTCATCAAAAGCCCGACATCTGCATCAGTGGTATTAACCACGGCGCTAATCACAGCATCAACGTCATTTATTCCGGCACCATGTCGGCGGCGGTAGAAGCAGCCATCGAAAGCATTCCATCGGTTGGTTTTTCCTTGCTTGATTATGCGCTGGAAGCTGATTTTTCCGCCGCCCGCAAATACGCAAGAATCATTGTGGAGCAAATGCTCAAGAACCGGCCCGACAAGCATTGCGTGCTGAACGTAAACTTTCCCATTGCCACACCCGAAGAGATCAAAGGCGTAAAAATTTGCCGTCAGGCTTATGCCAAATACGAAGAAGACTTCGTTGAACGTTTTGATCCGCACAACCGCAAGTATTATTGGCTTACCGGCGAATTTGTGAATTTTGATGAGGGCACCGATACCGATGTGTGGGCACTGGCAAATAATTACGTGAGCGTAGTGCCGGTGCAGTTCGATTTAACTCACTATAAATTAAAAAAGCAACTTGAAAACGACTGGAACATTTTTTCTAAAGAAGGATAA
- a CDS encoding sterol desaturase family protein: MEAVFYTIVLAGTFIVMEGITWLTHRYVMHGFLWYLHRDHHQKEPGFFEKNDWFFVIFAVPSMCLIGFGTYNNVWWMQAIGFGIMLYGAAYFLVHDVIIHQRFKWFSKSKNTYVRAIRWAHKMHHKHLDKYRGESFGMLLVHKKYWSKVRRDKGLMAAQKVDYAPAASK; the protein is encoded by the coding sequence ATGGAAGCCGTGTTTTATACAATTGTTTTGGCCGGAACCTTCATCGTAATGGAAGGCATCACGTGGCTTACCCACCGTTACGTGATGCACGGCTTTCTTTGGTACCTGCACCGCGACCATCACCAAAAAGAACCCGGCTTCTTTGAAAAGAACGACTGGTTCTTCGTCATTTTTGCCGTGCCCAGCATGTGTTTGATTGGCTTTGGCACGTATAACAATGTGTGGTGGATGCAGGCCATTGGCTTTGGTATCATGCTTTACGGCGCAGCGTATTTTTTGGTACACGACGTTATCATTCACCAACGCTTCAAATGGTTCAGCAAAAGCAAAAACACCTACGTTCGCGCCATTCGCTGGGCGCACAAAATGCACCACAAGCATTTGGATAAATACCGGGGCGAAAGCTTCGGCATGTTGCTGGTGCACAAAAAATATTGGAGCAAAGTGCGCAGAGACAAAGGCCTCATGGCTGCGCAAAAAGTTGACTACGCACCCGCTGCTTCTAAGTAA
- a CDS encoding FAD-binding oxidoreductase, translating to MTTTLAPQSLAVEHLDAFKKICGEKFVLVDEESLNNYAHDETEDLHYLPDVVIKPGTTEEISAILQICNQYKIPVTPRGAGTGLSGGALPHLGGVLLSIERLNKIINIDERNLQVTTEPGVITEVLQNAVKEKGLFYPPDPSSRGSCMIGGNIAENSGGPKAVKYGVVKDYVLNLEVVLPTGEIIWTGANVLKNSTGYNLTQLMVGSEGTLGVVTKIVLKLIPHPKYDLLMLVPFQRLEKAGEAVSAIFRAGFNPSALELVEIDALLITSKMVGSSLVPVTEDTAAHLIIEVDGNNMDVLMQDMEAIAALLTEYEGGEVYFADDAQQKAELWKLRRRAAEAVKIDGYTIEEDTVVPRAELPALIRGVKELGRQYDFHAVCYGHAGDGNLHIRIKKPGTRNSQNDPAMQEALRALFALVKDLGGTISGEHGIGLVQKDFLPIVFDPVQLRLMKSIKAVFDPNNILNAGKIFD from the coding sequence ATGACAACAACTCTTGCTCCTCAATCGCTGGCCGTTGAGCATTTGGATGCATTCAAAAAAATTTGCGGTGAGAAATTCGTGTTGGTAGATGAAGAATCGCTGAACAATTATGCGCACGACGAAACCGAAGACTTGCATTACTTACCCGATGTCGTGATCAAGCCCGGAACAACCGAAGAAATAAGCGCCATCCTGCAAATTTGCAATCAGTATAAAATTCCTGTTACACCGCGCGGTGCAGGCACCGGTTTAAGCGGCGGCGCTTTACCACATCTTGGCGGTGTGTTGTTGTCCATTGAGCGACTGAATAAAATCATCAACATAGACGAACGCAACCTGCAAGTGACAACAGAACCCGGTGTTATCACCGAAGTATTGCAAAACGCCGTGAAAGAAAAAGGCCTCTTCTATCCACCCGACCCAAGTAGCCGCGGCTCCTGCATGATTGGCGGCAACATTGCCGAAAACAGCGGCGGCCCCAAAGCCGTGAAGTACGGTGTGGTAAAAGATTACGTGCTGAACTTGGAAGTAGTGTTGCCAACGGGAGAAATTATTTGGACGGGAGCCAACGTACTAAAAAACAGCACCGGCTATAACCTCACCCAATTGATGGTGGGCAGTGAAGGAACCTTGGGCGTTGTAACCAAAATTGTGTTGAAGCTGATCCCGCATCCCAAATACGATTTGCTGATGCTGGTGCCTTTTCAACGGTTGGAAAAAGCCGGAGAAGCCGTGAGCGCCATCTTTCGTGCGGGCTTTAATCCCAGCGCTCTTGAACTGGTAGAAATTGATGCCTTGCTCATCACCAGCAAGATGGTTGGCTCGTCGCTTGTACCGGTAACAGAAGACACGGCAGCGCACCTGATTATTGAAGTGGACGGCAACAACATGGACGTGCTGATGCAGGATATGGAAGCCATTGCCGCATTGCTGACAGAGTACGAAGGCGGCGAAGTATATTTTGCCGATGATGCGCAACAGAAAGCCGAGCTCTGGAAATTGCGCCGCCGCGCTGCCGAAGCCGTAAAGATTGACGGTTATACCATTGAAGAAGATACCGTGGTGCCGCGTGCCGAATTGCCCGCACTCATTCGCGGCGTGAAAGAGTTAGGAAGGCAATATGATTTTCACGCAGTGTGTTACGGACATGCCGGTGACGGAAACCTGCACATCCGCATTAAAAAACCGGGTACACGAAACAGCCAGAATGATCCTGCGATGCAAGAAGCCCTGCGTGCCTTGTTTGCGCTGGTGAAAGACCTTGGCGGCACCATCAGCGGCGAGCACGGAATTGGTCTTGTGCAGAAAGACTTTTTGCCCATCGTGTTTGACCCGGTGCAACTGCGGTTGATGAAAAGCATCAAAGCCGTTTTTGATCCGAACAACATCCTGAACGCCGGAAAAATTTTTGATTAA
- a CDS encoding DUF6728 family protein, protein MGVLKQLAEYLYLRKPDPDRPKTTFVKYMHGINRISLLMFLLCLIILAVKLIFRH, encoded by the coding sequence ATGGGAGTGCTGAAACAATTAGCTGAATATTTATATCTGCGCAAACCCGATCCCGACCGGCCAAAGACAACGTTTGTTAAATACATGCACGGCATTAACCGCATTAGCCTGCTGATGTTTTTGCTTTGCCTGATTATTCTTGCCGTGAAACTCATTTTCAGGCATTAG
- a CDS encoding FRG domain-containing protein: protein MEQHYSTLRLSSWHEFKLFVQRFSENWAFRGQAHAEWDLNNAIERTDFIRHNTRIEADFVAEFQRGARNYLSKDETPEHLIEWLALMQHHGAPTRLLDLTRSPFVAAYFAFELCFPREGAHVAVWCFNIEHLKQKSLEILSQEFGTALKETQNLINEKLFEVLFYQNNKNLVFPVEPFRMNRRYSLQQSIFVSTGTSVTPFMEQLQFLGKDLPKAVVKLEIPATEKKPALRELQQMNMHRASLFPDLDGYALSLRFRYNNLKSPDELQKERKQKEADPDYPYLP from the coding sequence ATGGAGCAGCACTATTCCACGTTACGCCTCTCCTCCTGGCACGAATTCAAATTGTTCGTTCAACGCTTTTCGGAGAACTGGGCTTTTCGCGGTCAGGCACACGCCGAATGGGACCTGAACAACGCCATCGAACGCACGGATTTTATCCGGCACAATACCCGCATCGAAGCCGATTTTGTAGCCGAATTCCAGCGCGGCGCACGCAATTATTTGTCGAAAGACGAAACCCCCGAACACCTCATTGAATGGCTGGCACTGATGCAACATCACGGCGCGCCTACTCGATTGCTCGATCTTACCCGCTCGCCTTTTGTGGCCGCCTATTTTGCTTTTGAACTTTGCTTTCCGCGGGAAGGCGCACACGTAGCGGTTTGGTGCTTTAACATTGAGCACTTAAAACAAAAATCGCTGGAGATTCTTTCGCAGGAATTTGGAACGGCGTTGAAAGAAACGCAAAACCTCATTAACGAGAAATTGTTTGAAGTGCTCTTTTACCAAAACAACAAGAACCTTGTCTTTCCGGTAGAACCTTTTCGCATGAACCGGCGCTATTCCCTGCAACAGTCCATTTTCGTAAGCACGGGTACCTCCGTTACGCCTTTCATGGAGCAGCTTCAATTTTTAGGCAAAGATTTACCAAAGGCCGTGGTAAAATTGGAAATACCGGCTACCGAAAAAAAGCCGGCCCTGCGCGAACTGCAGCAAATGAACATGCACCGCGCCAGCTTGTTCCCCGATTTGGACGGCTACGCCTTGTCGCTCAGGTTTCGTTACAACAACCTGAAATCGCCGGACGAATTGCAAAAAGAACGGAAACAAAAAGAAGCCGATCCGGACTATCCTTATCTGCCCTGA